The following coding sequences are from one Elusimicrobium minutum Pei191 window:
- the dapA gene encoding 4-hydroxy-tetrahydrodipicolinate synthase: MFNGVFTALITPFGEKGQIDFPAMEKIIEANIASGIVGFVLLGTTAETPTLSKQEKHDIVAFAKKVINGRVKIIIGAGSNSTEDTFENAKEFLPYNPDAFLIVTPYYNKPNPSGLAAHYAEVAKLEKPIILYHIPGRTGLKVPVKLMKELVEKIPMIKGVKESDYDISHITCEAVELSTKIDIICGNDDLFLQMLSLNAKGIISAACNALSPVFVKMFKDPKDFKTFADAYELISACYYETNPTCVKYILNKLGFCSAVVRLPLGPISDENKKKIDSLVKNADKSFFIN; this comes from the coding sequence ATGTTTAACGGCGTATTTACAGCGTTGATAACGCCTTTTGGCGAAAAAGGGCAAATAGATTTTCCAGCGATGGAAAAAATTATAGAAGCTAATATCGCAAGCGGAATAGTAGGCTTTGTTTTATTGGGCACAACGGCGGAAACGCCCACCCTTTCCAAACAAGAAAAACATGATATCGTGGCTTTTGCTAAAAAAGTTATTAACGGCAGAGTTAAAATTATAATAGGCGCGGGTTCTAATTCCACAGAGGACACTTTTGAAAACGCCAAAGAATTTTTGCCCTATAATCCCGACGCTTTTTTAATTGTAACCCCGTATTACAATAAACCCAATCCCAGCGGACTTGCCGCGCATTACGCGGAGGTTGCTAAACTTGAAAAACCTATAATTCTTTATCATATTCCCGGCAGAACGGGGCTTAAAGTTCCCGTTAAACTTATGAAAGAACTTGTTGAGAAAATTCCCATGATAAAAGGGGTAAAAGAGTCCGACTATGATATATCGCATATAACCTGTGAAGCGGTTGAGCTTTCCACAAAAATAGACATAATTTGCGGTAACGACGATTTGTTTTTACAAATGCTTTCTTTAAACGCCAAAGGCATTATTTCGGCGGCGTGTAATGCGCTGTCTCCGGTGTTTGTAAAAATGTTTAAAGATCCTAAAGACTTTAAAACTTTTGCAGACGCGTATGAGCTTATTTCCGCCTGCTACTACGAAACAAACCCCACCTGCGTTAAATATATTTTAAATAAACTTGGTTTTTGCAGCGCGGTGGTGCGCCTGCCTTTAGGCCCTATTTCAGACGAAAATAAAAAGAAAATAGATTCTTTGGTAAAAAATGCGGATAAAAGCTTTTTTATAAATTAG
- a CDS encoding inorganic phosphate transporter → MTALMVWIIFLVVLALFFDYLNGFHDAANSIATIVATRVLSPKYAVIWAAFFNFVAFAVFGTHVAGTIGKGIVDINVIDSFIIFGALMGACLWNLITWWLGLPTSSSHALIGGLIGSALVKAGPSSLVKAGIAKTVAFIFVSPILGLLLSTVIGLVLFHLLKRQNPFKMDYFFRKGQLFSAAFYSLGHGGNDAQKTMGIITGLLFSAGILHGEFHVPLWIVLSCHAAIALGTLSGGWRIVKTMGQKITRLTPVDGFCAETGAAISLAIASGFGIPVSTTHTITGAIVGVGMLKRKSAVRWGVASRIVWAWFITIPAAAFISAVSYYMVTFF, encoded by the coding sequence ATGACAGCTTTAATGGTTTGGATTATATTTTTAGTTGTGTTGGCTTTGTTTTTTGATTATCTTAATGGATTTCATGACGCGGCCAACTCTATAGCTACTATTGTAGCAACGCGTGTTTTGTCGCCCAAGTATGCAGTAATTTGGGCGGCTTTTTTTAACTTCGTCGCTTTTGCCGTATTTGGCACGCACGTAGCCGGAACTATAGGTAAAGGGATAGTTGATATTAATGTAATTGACTCATTTATAATATTCGGCGCTTTAATGGGCGCCTGCTTATGGAACTTAATTACCTGGTGGCTGGGATTGCCTACAAGCTCCTCACACGCTTTGATAGGCGGCCTTATAGGTTCGGCTTTAGTAAAAGCTGGCCCCTCCTCTTTGGTAAAAGCCGGTATAGCGAAAACGGTTGCATTTATATTTGTTTCCCCGATATTAGGCTTGCTTTTAAGTACTGTTATAGGGCTTGTATTATTTCACCTGCTTAAAAGGCAAAACCCTTTTAAAATGGACTATTTCTTTAGAAAGGGCCAGCTTTTCAGCGCTGCTTTCTACAGCTTGGGACACGGCGGTAACGACGCCCAAAAAACAATGGGTATTATTACCGGGCTTTTGTTTAGCGCGGGTATACTTCACGGGGAATTCCATGTACCTTTGTGGATAGTGCTTTCTTGCCATGCGGCAATTGCACTGGGTACCTTGTCCGGCGGTTGGAGAATTGTAAAAACTATGGGGCAAAAGATAACAAGGCTTACCCCTGTTGACGGCTTTTGCGCGGAAACAGGCGCGGCGATATCTTTGGCAATAGCTTCAGGATTCGGTATTCCCGTAAGTACAACGCACACCATTACAGGCGCTATTGTAGGCGTAGGCATGCTTAAAAGGAAGTCCGCAGTACGATGGGGCGTAGCCAGCAGAATTGTATGGGCCTGGTTCATAACAATACCGGCGGCGGCGTTTATATCGGCTGTTTCTTATTACATGGTAACGTTTTTTTAA
- the xseA gene encoding exodeoxyribonuclease VII large subunit has protein sequence MSEFGNKIFTVTEISSSIKEMLEGVLNDVRVEGEISGLKKAASGHIYFDIKDENALISAVLFKGYALRTADLKDGLKVLVRGDLSCYIKQGRYQIIVKSLVPTSVGDLYLEFERLKQKLAAEGIFDEERKRPLPEFASRIGVVTSPTGAALQDILSVLKRRSPNLEVIISPSLVQGQEAPAQIVKAIERLNKINPAPDVILVGRGGGSMEDLWCFNDEAVARAIYKSKIPVVSCVGHETDFTIADFASDLRAPTPSAAAEIVAQNSAGVANYVTQLVKRMINTQNLLISLAQNRLNIAMSNKFLKDPLFYLNQREQETDDLTALLDRAFKDKIKAADNALSMLTHKLNALSPGAVLKRGFSIVRKQGRPVKNAEEVNKGDILDIELYKGNIQTEKI, from the coding sequence ATGTCAGAATTCGGCAATAAAATTTTTACCGTTACAGAAATAAGCTCATCCATAAAGGAAATGCTTGAAGGCGTGCTTAACGACGTGCGCGTGGAAGGGGAAATAAGCGGCCTTAAAAAAGCGGCAAGCGGGCACATTTATTTTGATATTAAAGATGAAAACGCCCTTATAAGCGCTGTTTTATTTAAAGGCTACGCCCTTAGAACAGCCGACCTTAAAGACGGGCTTAAAGTGCTTGTACGCGGCGACCTTTCTTGCTATATCAAACAGGGCAGATACCAAATAATAGTAAAAAGCCTTGTGCCCACAAGCGTGGGGGATTTGTATTTGGAATTTGAAAGACTTAAACAAAAGCTTGCCGCCGAAGGTATTTTTGACGAAGAACGCAAACGTCCTTTGCCGGAGTTCGCTTCAAGAATAGGAGTTGTAACTTCACCCACAGGGGCGGCTTTACAAGATATTTTGAGCGTGCTTAAAAGAAGAAGCCCAAATTTAGAAGTAATTATTTCACCTTCGCTTGTGCAGGGGCAGGAAGCTCCCGCCCAAATAGTAAAAGCTATTGAACGGCTTAATAAAATAAACCCCGCGCCTGATGTTATTTTAGTGGGGCGAGGCGGCGGAAGCATGGAAGACCTTTGGTGTTTTAATGATGAAGCCGTAGCCAGGGCAATTTATAAATCCAAGATACCCGTGGTTTCCTGCGTGGGGCATGAAACGGACTTTACTATTGCCGACTTTGCGTCCGACCTGCGCGCGCCTACGCCAAGCGCCGCGGCCGAAATTGTGGCGCAAAACAGCGCCGGCGTGGCAAATTACGTAACCCAGCTTGTTAAACGTATGATTAACACGCAAAACCTGCTTATTTCTTTAGCTCAAAACAGGTTAAACATTGCCATGTCTAACAAATTTTTAAAAGACCCTCTTTTTTACCTAAACCAGCGCGAGCAGGAAACCGACGATTTAACCGCGCTTCTTGACAGGGCATTTAAAGATAAAATTAAAGCAGCGGATAATGCCCTTTCAATGCTTACGCATAAACTTAACGCTTTAAGCCCCGGGGCTGTTTTAAAAAGAGGTTTTAGTATTGTAAGAAAACAAGGCCGCCCGGTAAAAAATGCCGAAGAAGTAAATAAAGGCGATATTTTAGATATAGAACTTTATAAAGGAAATATACAAACGGAGAAGATTTAA
- the sppA gene encoding signal peptide peptidase SppA gives MDTEKNSGFPEFTDGNAQEKKEDIILTPSAETPLPIAQTKETGPKESKKSNSGGKNWLSVLVLLFFVSSISGLYIIFSGGICKKETKTESSLPRLSSQARHGETGVAVIRIRGVITEPQASSWRDQSASSIARRIRTTADKDNVKAIIIDINSPGGTVAAVQDIYNAILYARQVKNKKVVALFRDVSASGGYYIAVACDKIVAQPGTLTGSIGVIFQTGNFEGLMNKIGVSFSTIKSGQHKDIGSPYRKMTEEERTLLQELIDDSYNQFLDVVKTGRPNMNPVELKVYADGRIFTGRKAFSIGLIDALGGEEEALKIAGELADIKDPKIISNRPTTFREWLSSLDPEMSSKTLDRQIEAISSPKVAYLWTN, from the coding sequence ATGGATACAGAGAAAAACAGCGGTTTCCCTGAATTTACGGACGGGAATGCCCAAGAAAAAAAAGAGGATATTATTTTAACTCCCTCCGCAGAGACACCCCTGCCTATAGCCCAAACAAAAGAAACCGGGCCCAAAGAGTCTAAAAAAAGCAACTCCGGGGGCAAAAACTGGTTAAGCGTATTGGTTTTATTGTTTTTTGTTTCCTCAATCAGCGGACTTTATATAATTTTTTCGGGCGGAATTTGCAAAAAAGAAACAAAAACAGAATCCTCTTTACCCAGGCTATCTTCCCAGGCAAGACATGGTGAAACAGGCGTAGCCGTTATAAGAATAAGAGGCGTTATAACGGAACCGCAGGCCAGCTCGTGGAGAGACCAGTCCGCCAGCTCAATAGCTAGAAGAATACGAACAACAGCCGATAAAGACAATGTTAAAGCCATTATAATTGATATTAACTCGCCGGGAGGAACAGTCGCCGCGGTGCAAGATATTTACAACGCCATTTTATACGCCAGGCAGGTAAAAAATAAAAAAGTTGTGGCTTTATTTAGAGATGTTTCCGCCAGCGGCGGGTATTATATAGCCGTGGCTTGCGACAAAATTGTCGCGCAGCCCGGCACGCTTACAGGCTCTATAGGCGTAATTTTCCAAACAGGCAATTTTGAAGGGCTTATGAATAAAATAGGCGTTTCATTTTCGACAATAAAATCAGGCCAGCATAAAGACATAGGTTCCCCTTACAGAAAAATGACGGAGGAAGAAAGAACTTTACTGCAAGAGCTTATTGACGACTCCTACAACCAGTTTTTAGACGTGGTTAAAACAGGAAGGCCGAACATGAACCCCGTTGAGCTTAAAGTTTACGCGGACGGCAGAATATTTACGGGCAGAAAAGCATTTAGCATAGGGCTTATTGACGCGCTTGGCGGCGAAGAAGAGGCCTTAAAAATAGCGGGCGAACTTGCCGACATAAAAGACCCAAAAATAATTTCAAACAGACCGACAACGTTTCGTGAATGGTTATCATCCTTAGACCCGGAAATGTCAAGCAAAACTTTAGACAGACAAATTGAAGCCATCTCCTCGCCCAAAGTAGCCTATTTGTGGACGAATTAA
- a CDS encoding aspartate kinase, giving the protein MNENVVVMKFGGNTLANKEKILLAVDLIKNRIENGKKPVIVASANGNMTDILLDNAYSLSENPDKRELDMLITTGERISVALLSIALRARGVNSVSLTGSQIGLVTTSQHSGADILALKSDRLFKEIASGNVPIVAGFQGIGENKEITTLKRGGSDVSAVFLASELGGNSVAMIKDVTGVYDKDPNKHEDAQKLDLIDFDVMYKLALEGANILHPDAVKLAKEKNVKIEIVYYKDGKVGTVIK; this is encoded by the coding sequence ATGAATGAAAACGTCGTTGTTATGAAATTTGGCGGTAACACTTTAGCAAATAAAGAAAAAATCCTTTTAGCGGTAGATTTAATTAAAAATAGAATTGAAAACGGAAAAAAACCTGTTATAGTAGCTTCCGCCAACGGAAACATGACGGACATTTTGCTAGATAACGCATACAGCCTTTCCGAAAATCCTGACAAACGCGAACTTGACATGCTAATTACCACGGGTGAAAGAATAAGCGTTGCCCTTCTTTCCATAGCGTTAAGAGCGCGCGGCGTAAACTCGGTTTCCTTAACAGGTTCACAAATAGGTCTTGTAACAACAAGCCAGCACAGCGGCGCGGACATTTTAGCCCTTAAAAGCGACAGACTTTTTAAAGAAATAGCCTCAGGCAATGTGCCTATAGTGGCTGGTTTCCAGGGCATCGGCGAGAATAAAGAAATTACAACTTTAAAACGCGGAGGGTCGGACGTGTCGGCGGTATTTTTAGCAAGCGAACTTGGCGGCAACAGCGTAGCCATGATAAAAGACGTTACGGGCGTTTATGATAAAGACCCTAACAAACACGAAGACGCGCAAAAATTAGATTTGATAGATTTTGACGTTATGTATAAACTTGCCTTAGAGGGCGCGAATATTTTGCACCCCGACGCTGTTAAACTGGCAAAAGAAAAAAACGTTAAAATAGAAATTGTTTATTATAAAGACGGCAAAGTAGGAACGGTGATCAAATGA
- the xseB gene encoding exodeoxyribonuclease VII small subunit, which produces MKEQSFEANLKKLEKIVAQLEDEKTDLDKSAELFEEGSALAAELSAKLKTIKFKVSEIKEKQGDLFTEEINNDDE; this is translated from the coding sequence ATGAAAGAACAATCATTTGAAGCTAACCTTAAAAAGTTAGAAAAAATAGTAGCTCAATTAGAAGACGAAAAAACTGATTTAGACAAATCAGCCGAGCTTTTTGAGGAAGGCTCCGCCTTGGCGGCGGAACTGTCGGCCAAATTGAAAACTATTAAATTTAAAGTAAGCGAAATAAAAGAAAAACAGGGCGACCTTTTTACGGAAGAAATAAATAATGATGACGAGTAA
- a CDS encoding 4-hydroxy-tetrahydrodipicolinate reductase encodes MKKVLINGAKGKMGAMIAAIIKNSPELGLEISVLREVGEEVKNPFDVVIDFSLPEGAKEAFEIAKKNKAAYLTGTTNLAAEFISDLKKETSIPVFFSPNVSIGVYMFTEILKYAQNLYRGYNRKLEEIHHVHKVDAPSGTAKNIAASLNFPVGEITAKREGEVVGTHTLTLSSDYEEIILSHVAKKRELFAESAVLIAAWLVKQKPGFYNMRNYVENK; translated from the coding sequence ATGAAGAAAGTTTTAATTAACGGTGCCAAGGGCAAAATGGGGGCTATGATAGCCGCCATAATTAAGAACAGCCCGGAGTTAGGCCTGGAAATATCCGTTTTAAGGGAAGTTGGAGAAGAAGTTAAAAACCCTTTTGACGTTGTTATAGATTTTTCTTTGCCCGAAGGCGCCAAAGAAGCTTTTGAAATAGCGAAAAAAAACAAAGCCGCTTATTTAACGGGAACAACTAACCTTGCGGCTGAATTTATTAGCGACTTAAAAAAAGAAACAAGTATTCCCGTTTTCTTTTCACCAAATGTAAGCATAGGCGTTTATATGTTTACGGAAATTTTAAAATACGCGCAGAATTTATACCGCGGGTATAACAGGAAGTTGGAAGAAATACACCATGTGCATAAGGTGGATGCTCCCTCAGGCACGGCCAAAAATATAGCGGCGTCGCTTAATTTTCCCGTTGGGGAAATTACGGCTAAAAGGGAAGGCGAAGTTGTGGGAACGCATACCCTAACGCTGTCTTCAGATTATGAGGAAATAATTCTTTCGCACGTTGCTAAAAAAAGGGAACTTTTTGCCGAAAGCGCGGTTTTAATAGCCGCCTGGCTGGTTAAACAAAAACCCGGTTTTTACAATATGAGAAATTACGTTGAAAACAAATAA
- a CDS encoding TlyA family RNA methyltransferase, with translation MMTSNPKKPRLDMELIAQGFFKSRTRAQASIMAGEVLVNGTVEYGADRKIKPEDIITLKEKSCPYVSRGGLKLEHALKEFKIEVNGKICADIGVATGGFSHCFLKLGAKKVYGVDVGKGQLASEVAAYKNFIFKNETNARFMSADMFDDKFEVAAVDVSFISLKMILEPLLKCMSAEAHLAVLIKPQFELTPKQVPGGIVKTEENRQLAIKSVRDFFNENLAKKYNAQSLDLIESPIKGTHGNIEYLWHIKKTPGPSF, from the coding sequence ATGATGACGAGTAACCCTAAAAAACCGCGTTTGGATATGGAGCTTATAGCCCAGGGATTTTTTAAATCCCGCACGCGCGCGCAGGCAAGCATTATGGCGGGCGAAGTGCTTGTTAACGGCACCGTGGAATACGGCGCGGACAGAAAAATAAAACCTGAGGATATTATTACCTTAAAAGAAAAGTCCTGCCCTTACGTATCTCGCGGCGGACTGAAATTAGAACACGCTTTAAAAGAATTTAAAATTGAAGTTAACGGTAAAATCTGCGCCGATATCGGCGTAGCCACGGGCGGGTTTAGCCATTGTTTTTTAAAACTTGGGGCAAAAAAAGTTTACGGCGTTGACGTGGGCAAAGGCCAGCTGGCCAGTGAAGTGGCGGCTTATAAAAACTTTATTTTCAAAAATGAAACCAACGCCAGGTTTATGTCGGCCGATATGTTTGATGATAAGTTTGAAGTAGCGGCTGTGGATGTTTCTTTTATATCTTTAAAAATGATTTTAGAGCCGCTTTTAAAATGCATGTCCGCCGAAGCGCATTTAGCTGTTTTAATTAAACCGCAATTTGAGTTAACCCCAAAACAAGTGCCCGGCGGCATAGTAAAAACAGAAGAGAACAGACAGCTTGCCATAAAAAGCGTGCGTGATTTTTTTAATGAAAACCTTGCCAAAAAATATAACGCCCAAAGTTTGGATTTAATTGAAAGCCCTATTAAAGGCACTCACGGAAATATTGAATATTTGTGGCATATTAAAAAAACGCCGGGGCCTTCTTTTTAG
- a CDS encoding UDP-N-acetylmuramate--L-alanine ligase, which produces MNIHFIGIGGIGMSALAQLHAMGGDKVTGSDRLINKGLVDLPVFNSLRALGVNILAQNGSGITKETELVVVTTAIEEDNVELVKAKSLGINIMHRAALLATHVAQNRTIAISGTSGKSTTTAILYDILVEADLSPSVITGATLLALQEKGFYGNVYRGAGDILIIEADESDGSLVNYSPEIGVCLNIQKDHKELDILKGFFNTFSSQCKQFLYNADEEGLKEQFKGFKTFGLEEGDTRAENILMDGFGSTFFIDGVKMHINTPGEHNIKNAVAAIAVAKELGVPLNVIAAALEKFKGVYRRFNSVGVFNKIEVIDDFAHNPHKIKAAVKATQLRGKRVLAYFQPHSFASIQLLTSEFIENICATLRPQDKLWMTEAYYPGGTIPQNVTAETIVKGLLKSGCANVKFNSCREEIAKEIAAEAKEGDIIIVMGARDPSLTGFAKSILKAVETSYKKSACPECMIGNCCLKNHKTVKI; this is translated from the coding sequence GTGAACATACATTTTATCGGCATTGGCGGCATAGGAATGAGCGCTCTTGCCCAGCTTCACGCGATGGGGGGCGATAAGGTTACCGGCTCCGATCGTTTGATAAATAAAGGCCTTGTTGATTTACCTGTTTTTAATTCGCTCCGCGCTTTGGGCGTAAATATTCTTGCGCAAAACGGCAGCGGAATCACAAAAGAAACGGAATTAGTTGTTGTTACAACAGCTATTGAAGAAGATAATGTTGAACTCGTAAAAGCGAAATCTTTGGGTATAAACATTATGCACCGCGCGGCTTTGCTTGCAACCCATGTCGCGCAAAACAGAACAATAGCTATTTCCGGCACAAGCGGCAAAAGCACTACCACAGCCATACTTTATGATATTTTAGTTGAAGCCGATTTAAGCCCTTCTGTAATAACGGGCGCAACTCTTTTGGCTTTGCAGGAAAAAGGTTTTTACGGCAATGTTTACAGAGGCGCGGGCGATATTTTAATTATTGAAGCCGACGAGAGTGACGGCTCTTTAGTAAATTACAGCCCCGAAATAGGCGTTTGTTTAAACATACAAAAAGACCATAAAGAGCTTGATATTTTAAAAGGCTTTTTTAATACGTTTTCTTCCCAATGCAAACAATTTTTATATAACGCTGATGAAGAAGGTTTAAAAGAACAGTTTAAAGGTTTTAAAACCTTCGGCCTTGAAGAAGGAGATACTAGAGCCGAAAATATTTTAATGGACGGTTTTGGCTCAACATTTTTTATAGACGGCGTTAAAATGCATATTAATACGCCCGGTGAACATAATATAAAAAACGCCGTGGCGGCAATAGCCGTAGCCAAAGAGCTGGGAGTTCCTTTAAACGTTATCGCGGCTGCTTTGGAAAAATTTAAAGGCGTTTACCGCCGTTTTAACAGCGTGGGCGTTTTTAATAAAATTGAAGTTATTGATGATTTTGCCCATAACCCGCATAAAATAAAAGCCGCCGTAAAAGCGACCCAACTGCGCGGTAAAAGAGTGCTTGCTTACTTTCAGCCCCATTCATTTGCTTCCATTCAATTGTTAACCTCCGAGTTTATTGAAAATATTTGCGCTACTTTAAGACCGCAAGATAAACTTTGGATGACCGAAGCCTATTACCCGGGCGGCACAATACCGCAAAACGTTACGGCTGAAACGATTGTAAAAGGGTTGTTAAAATCAGGCTGCGCTAATGTAAAATTTAATTCCTGCCGTGAAGAAATAGCCAAAGAAATAGCCGCCGAAGCAAAAGAAGGCGACATTATTATTGTAATGGGCGCGAGAGACCCGTCTCTTACCGGCTTTGCCAAAAGCATTTTAAAAGCGGTTGAAACCAGTTATAAAAAATCAGCCTGCCCGGAATGTATGATAGGCAACTGCTGTTTAAAAAATCACAAAACCGTTAAAATCTAA
- a CDS encoding DUF47 domain-containing protein gives MAFSLMPKTTEFFDLFDMQAENLVQGSRLFLEIVNEKKFEDVSAERMHALEHKGDEINHKIVNVLNETFVTPFDREDILALAGNMDNIIDAMYLITKRLSIYKIKETTPELKQYAVLLEKSVLTLQKMVKTMRLGSKAMKETLKYCVEINRLENEGDALRDKAITHLFEESKDPIFIIKWKEIYEAAESATDMCEFVANTVETILVKNN, from the coding sequence ATGGCTTTTAGCCTAATGCCAAAAACTACGGAGTTTTTTGATTTGTTCGACATGCAGGCCGAGAACTTAGTACAAGGTTCACGGCTTTTTTTGGAAATTGTAAACGAAAAAAAGTTTGAAGATGTATCAGCGGAAAGAATGCACGCCCTTGAACACAAAGGCGATGAAATAAACCACAAAATCGTCAATGTGTTAAATGAAACTTTTGTAACCCCCTTTGACAGGGAAGACATTCTTGCCCTTGCGGGAAATATGGACAATATTATCGACGCTATGTATCTTATTACAAAACGTCTTTCCATATATAAAATTAAAGAAACAACCCCGGAACTTAAACAATACGCCGTTTTGCTTGAAAAAAGCGTACTTACCCTGCAAAAAATGGTTAAAACCATGAGACTCGGCAGCAAAGCGATGAAAGAAACCCTTAAATACTGTGTAGAAATCAACAGACTTGAAAACGAAGGCGACGCTTTAAGAGATAAAGCTATAACCCACTTGTTTGAAGAGTCAAAAGATCCTATTTTTATAATAAAATGGAAAGAAATCTACGAAGCTGCTGAAAGCGCCACCGACATGTGTGAGTTTGTGGCCAATACTGTTGAAACCATTTTAGTTAAAAATAACTAA
- a CDS encoding aspartate-semialdehyde dehydrogenase — protein MIKVGIIGINGLVGQTLRKCLLKVQNIEIKEFGRKDALTDLDIAVLCTDNVDSVQLVEALKDKAKFIVDMSSEFRMKSGVPLVIPEINPETITKETQLIASPNCTVTPIAMALHALGKKYKIKEVFFCSYQALSGGGKKLVEEANKPDSIYNKNCMPQIGSILDTGYSSEELKTVYEARKILQMPQLTVYPHTVRVFVDNSHSLGITLRAEEDFDLVETKMLLGTYPGIIYGENIFTPKEVSGKDEVFICRLRQDMYDKKVLHFFTTFDNILKGAALNGAQIVEYIVKQGLV, from the coding sequence ATGATAAAAGTTGGCATTATTGGAATAAACGGGTTAGTAGGACAGACACTTAGAAAGTGTCTTTTGAAAGTTCAAAATATTGAGATTAAAGAGTTTGGCAGAAAAGACGCTTTAACAGACTTAGATATTGCTGTTTTATGTACGGATAATGTTGACAGCGTGCAGCTTGTTGAGGCGCTGAAAGACAAAGCTAAGTTTATTGTGGATATGTCTAGCGAGTTTCGTATGAAATCCGGCGTTCCTTTAGTTATACCGGAAATAAACCCTGAAACAATTACAAAAGAAACGCAGCTTATAGCTAGCCCCAACTGTACCGTAACTCCTATCGCAATGGCCTTACACGCTTTAGGTAAGAAGTACAAAATAAAAGAAGTTTTTTTCTGCTCTTACCAGGCTTTAAGCGGCGGCGGCAAAAAATTAGTTGAAGAAGCTAATAAACCCGATTCAATTTATAATAAAAACTGTATGCCTCAAATCGGCAGCATTTTAGATACCGGCTACTCAAGCGAAGAATTAAAAACAGTTTATGAAGCCAGAAAAATACTTCAAATGCCGCAGCTTACGGTATATCCCCACACGGTAAGAGTTTTTGTTGACAACTCACACAGTTTGGGAATAACGCTCCGTGCGGAAGAAGATTTTGATTTAGTTGAAACAAAAATGCTTTTAGGTACATACCCCGGCATTATTTACGGTGAAAATATTTTTACGCCGAAAGAAGTTTCGGGTAAAGATGAGGTTTTTATCTGCCGTTTAAGGCAGGATATGTATGACAAAAAAGTTTTACATTTCTTTACGACTTTCGATAATATTTTAAAAGGAGCCGCTTTAAACGGCGCGCAGATTGTTGAATATATCGTAAAACAAGGGCTTGTTTAA